The genomic stretch GTTCCTCCTACATCGTTAGCCCCACATCTTAAAGATACTTGAACCATTTTTTTTCCTAATTTAACCCAAGATGCCTGAATATTTTTTATTAGTCCTCTAAAAACAATTCTACTAATAGCAAACATCTTTAAATCTTCAATTCCAGTAGCTCCTGCTCTTGCTCTTCCCTCTCTATAAATTGGAGCATTTTTATACATAAATGAAAGTGGAACAAATTCAGTAAAACCATTAGTCTCTTCCTGAATCTCTTTAATTATAAAAAGATGATTAACTATATGTCTATACTCTTCAATATGCCCATACATAATTGTAGAAGTCGTAGGAATTCCTAATTTATGAGCTTCCTTAATTATATATATCCATTCCCTTGTCTTTATTTTGTTAGGACACAGTTCTTCCCTAATCTCATCATCTAAAATCTCTGCCGCAGTTCCGGGCATTGAATTTAATCCACTTTCTTTTAATATTTTTAAAGCCTCTTTAATAGTTAATCCAGCATTTTCTGCTCCAAAATAAACCTCCATGGGAGAAAATGCGTGTATATGTATATCTCCATAAGGTTTTGTCGCCTCATGAACTGCCTTTAAAATCTCTGCCTGATAATAAGTATCTATCTTAGGATGTAAGCCACCTTGAATACAAACTTCAGTGCATCCAAATTTTTTTGCTTCAACAGATCTCTTAGCAATTTCATCTATGTCTAAAAAATAAGCATGTTTATCATTCTCATTGGCTCTAAAAGCACAAAATTTACAGTTACCAATGCAGATGTTTGTGAAATTTATATTCCTATTTACTACATAAGTCACTATATCTCCAACTTCCTCTTTTCTCAAAGAATCAGCAAATTTAAATAATTCAAAAATGTTTTCATTATCTTCAAATAATTCTAATGCCTCTTTTTTTGATATTTCTTTCTCTTTAAATTTTTCAAAGTCCATAGTTTCACTCATTGAGAGTATTATTTATAATAATCCTCAGAAATTGTTAATTTGCCATCTTTTAATTTGTAGTGAAAGCATGAATAGTAACCTTCGTGACATGCCACTCCTTTTTGTTCTACTATGAATAACAAAGCATCTCCGTCACAATCTCTATAAAATTCCTTTAATTTTTGAACATTTCCACTTTCCTCACCTTTTTTCCATAATTTTTTTCTACTCGTTGAGTAGTAGTGCATATAACCAGTTTTTAATGTCTCTTTTAATGCCTCCTCATTCATAAATGCAGTCATCAATACATTCTTATTTTCATCACATGTAATTGCAATAATTAACTTCTCTCCATCTATATTTCTAAACTTTAAATTTAAATTTTTAATTATTTTCTCAATATTTTCCATAATTATCCCCTCTACTTACCACTCATCACTTATATTCATCCACTCCCCAACTATATCTATATCCTTTCCTCCATATATACCATCAAATTTATCTATTTTAACAACTGATGGCAAATTTATTGCGGTTCCTACTATAAGTGCCTCACCAATACACAAAGATGCTAAATCTTTTGCTAAATCTTCCCCTAATTCTTCAGAAGCTCTCTGAATGTATTTTTGGTCTTCTGGCTCAATTATTCTTAAAATTATTTTAGTGTTTGTTTGTGATAAAATATTTGGATCTAATTCTTTAGGTCTTTGACTAATTAATCCCAACCCTACTCCAAACTTTCTACCCTCTTTTGCTATTTTTCCTAACCATAAACTTGATTCTGTTTTTTCATTGATTGGTATAAAAACGTGAGCTTCCTCTAAGATAATCAATACAGGTTTTTTAACAATTTTGTAGTGTTTATCTATAATTTCTAAATTAGATAAAGCTGTCATTCTAATTCTTTCATTTGGAATATTACGCTCTTTTAATGATTTTAAATAAAGGGTTCTCTTTGATAATATATGTTTAGCTATGTATCCTACAATTGTTCTCATTTGATGTATTTCCAATCCACTTAAATTAACAACATTTATTTTACCAATATCAAATTCTTCTATAATATCTCTATCTCCAATATACAATGAAAAATCTATCATAAATTTTCCGACGATGTTATATAAAGAAATAATATTAATAAAATCTTGCTCACCCACTTTTCTTCGTTCATATTTTCTCATTAATGGATTGTAATATTTTATATCCCAACCTACCTCTGCTGACTTACTCCACTCATACAATAAATTTTCTAACTTTTCAATAAATTCTAAACCCTCAATATTTGGAAAATCATTTTTTATTGTGTAGTAAGCATATTCGAGATAAATTCTTTTTTCAAAATCATTTTTATCTATTCCTATCAAATCAGAAAGTTCATCAGGAGATAACATTGAGGGATTCATTTTAGGAACAATCACTTTAACTTTTCCTTCTAAATCTTCGTGATATAAGGTAGTGTATTCTCCATGAGTATCAAAGATAATTATACTTGCATTCTTTTTTCCTAACTCTCTACATAAAACTGACACTGTATTAGATTTCCCTCCACCAGTAACTGATAAAATAGCGAAATGACGAGAAACAAGAGAATTTGTATCTAAATAAACCCTAACATTTTCCCTTGTTAATAAATGTCCAATACTAATTCCATTTTTAACATAAAAAATATTGTTTAAAATCGTATCTTCACAAAATTTTACATTTTCATCAGGTTTAATTGGATACCTATTCATAAGTATTTTATTATCGCTCAAAACTCCTATAACTTTTGCTTCACAAATATACTTTCCGTTTTCAGCAGTAACATTTTTTACAATACCTAAAACCTCTTTATTATCAGTATTTTTTGTAATTACATACTCCCATAATCTTACATTCTCTAAAGACTCAAATTTAAAATAATTTGTTGATGTTTTCCCAATAACCTTCATATCCCTCTCCTTTAAAATTTTAATTTTTATTAATTAATTTAAAAAATGAAACCAAATTTTGCCAATTCTCTCTTGCAAGTATTAATAATTTCATCATTTGGCTTATAATTTTCGGGAGATTCACAATACTTATACATTTCAACAGGCAATTTTTCTTTTAGATATTCAATAAGATTATTAATAGATTTTGACTTATCTTCATCATAAATTTCTTCAATTATATTTAAGTTTTCAATTAAAAAGAGATAAATGTATGCTAATATAGGATTGATATTAATATACTTATGGAGAGTGGCAAAGTGATATTGAACCTTATCTATTTTACAATAAATAACTGGAACATTTAACAGAGGAGAAAATATGTCTAAATTCGTTGGCTCTTTATTCATCAACTTTTTAATAATTTTATCAACTTCTTCCTTGTTATCTAATAATTTTTTTAGCTTCATAGCCATTGATATAGCCTCATCATATTTTCCTGCTTTTTCATAGACAACTATTATAGATTTTATTGCATCAATATCGTTAGGATTTATTTTCAATACATTCATAAAAGAGTCATAGGCTATTTTGTAATTTTTTAACTTGAAATAGATATATCCTCTAATTTTCCATAACTCAATATCGTCCAAGTTTTTGTTAATTAAGTTATCTAAGTATGATAAAGCTTCTTCATAATACTTTAAATTATTAGATGTCTCTGCCTTTCCAATTAGGGAGTAGAGTATTAACTTATCACAATCTCCTGAAACATCATAAGTCGTTATTTCTAAGAGTTTATCAAAATATTCTGCTGATTTTTCGAAATCCCCTTTTTTATAGTAGTAAATACTTAAACCAAAGTATGCATAAGGATTTGGATATATTTCTATGGATTTATTATAGGCATTTACAGATTCTGAACTATTGATTTTATTCAAAATGTCTCCATACTTAGCATAAAATATACTTCTTTCAAATAAGGATATTGACTTTTTTATATACTCAAGGGCTTTATGATATTCTTCAAAAATTTCAGATATAACACTTTTATAGTAATATGCAAAGTCATTAGATTCATCTATTGAAATAATTTTATTTAAGAATTTCAATGCGTTTATATAATTTCCAATTTCAATTAAATTAACTGCCTTAATAAGATCTTCATAAATGTTTTTATCTATAATTTCAAAAAGTTCGTCTATAAATTTCACTATTCTTTTACATTCGTGATTTGGCTCTTTTTCTAAGATCTTTTTAAAAGATTCGTATGCGTTATCAATATCTCCAAAGAGCAAATATAACTTTCCCGCATTGTACAATGCGTCAATTTTCTTTTCATTTAGTTTGTAAGATTTTAAATAATAATTTAAAGCATCTTCATATTTCTTAAGTTTTAAGGAAAGTTCTCCCAATAGTTCATACAAATCACTATTTTTAATTTTTCTTGAAGCTTCAATAAAACATTTATATGCTCCATCATAATCTTTAAGTTTATATAATATCATTCCTTTTAAATATATAAATTCTAAATTTTTAGGAGACAAAGAAATAGCTTTATTTATTGCATCAAGAGCCTTTTCATATTCTTCTAAATTAAAGTATGCATAGGCAAGATTAGCCCAATCTATTGCTCTCATATAATTTTCAGATATAGCCTTTAAGTAACATTCTACTGCCTTTTGGTAATTACTTTCATCTAAATATTTTTCAGCTTTTAATATCCATTTATCTAAATTGTCTTTAGAAATTAATTTACTTAGAAATTTTTTAAACACCATAATATCACTGAATTTTATATCCATTGTTATTTGCCTTAGTTATAATAATATCCCCACAAATTCCATACTTATCAAAAATTTCGTTAGCTTTTTCAACTATTAATTTTTTATCTCCAAGAGTATAGACAGTAGGTCCAAAACTTGATAAACCAGAATATACATTATTATCTTTTTCTTTATGTAATTCAAAAATTAAATCTTTAACAATATCTGATTGTAAATTTACTTCAATTTTTTTGAATCCTAAATATTGTAGTTTATTAACAACATCTCCAAAATCTTCCAAGTTTTTTTCAACAACCGCTGGCATCATCTTCATTAAAACTAAATGGCAGATTTTTTCAACTTCATTTAAAGGTACTGGGCAGTATTTTTTAAATATATCTACTTCTTTTTTTCCATAGATGTGTTCTCCCTTTGGTATTATTAATACAACTTCCCAATCAAAATCGTGTCTAAATATTATTGGTGCTGGCTTAACTCCTTTTGAAGCTGAAGAAGGCTTAAATTCTTCCTTATCTTTACCTTTACCAAAGCTATGCCCTCCATCAATTAAAAATCCACCATATTCAAATGCCCCTATACCTATTCCAGAAGTCCCTCCTCTTCCAGTAATCTTAGCCAATTCATAAGCATTTAAATCTTTCCCATATATTTCAGTTATTAACTTACCTACTGCTAAAGATATCTGTGTTCCACTGCCCAAACCAGAGTGAGAAGGAAATAAAGATAAAATTTTTAAATATATTCCCTCTTCATTGATAGTTTTTAAAACTTTATTTGATATATTATAAATTCTATCCTCAATATTTTTTATATACTCACAATTAAATTTTTTAAATAATTTTCTATCAAACTCTATGATTATTTCATCGCATTCTTTTCCTTTAATTTTTATGTTTGGTTCTTCCAACGCTAACCCTATTCCACCATCTACTCTCCCAATAGACCCATTTAAATCAATAAGTCCCATATGAATCCTTGATGGAGTTTGAATAGTAATCAAAATTTTCACCTTGTTTTATTTTTATTTGGTTTTTTATTATTTTTAACTAAATTAAAATAGTATATATAAATAAGTATGTTAAAATAATTAAAAAATAATATAAAAATTAAATTAACGCTTCTATTAAATCTCCTCTTGTAATTATTCCAACTAAATTACCTTCATCATCTACAACAGGTAATCTTTTAATTTTATGCTCAACCATTAATTTTGCCGCATCGTTAATTGTCATCTCAGGTTTTACAACTATAACATTCTTCGTCATCACATCTTTAACCTTTGTTTTTAATGCCTTTTTTAAATCTTCCTTAAACTCCTCAATCTTCAATGCTGTTTTTAATGGCAACTCTATTAAATCCAATGGTGAAGGTAAAATAAGGTTTAAATCCTCATTATGTGTAACAATGGTTTTTACAATATCACTTTCAGAGATTATTCCAACTAACTCTCCATTTTTGTTTAATACTGGAGCCCCACTAATTTTTTTCTCTCTAAATAATTTTATTACATTACTTAAATCGTCGTCATCATAAACTACAATGGGTTTTTTCATAACCTCTTTTATTAACATTTTTTCCACCATTTAATCTTTTATTCAATATAATCTTTAATATTCAATCCTAACTCATCGCAAATTTCTTTTAGTTGATTGTATAAGTTTTCATCAATCTCAAATCCATTCTTTCTTTTCATTTTATTTCTCTCCTCTATCTCCCCAGGAATTAATATTTCAAAACCTTCTGCTGGCTCTGATGTTTTAATCTCTTCTAACAACTCATCTACTTTTTTCTTAAACTCCTCCTTTCCAACAAAAAACTCTGGATTAATGACTATAAATAGATCTCCTTTACTGCATTTTTCATAAGGATTTGCCGTTCCTCTAACTTTAGTTCCAACCTCTGCCCCACCAATAGCTGACAACATCTCAATAGCTAATGCTAAACCAAAACCTTTAGGACCTCCAAATGGTAATATA from Methanocaldococcus lauensis encodes the following:
- the cofH gene encoding 5-amino-6-(D-ribitylamino)uracil--L-tyrosine 4-hydroxyphenyl transferase CofH is translated as MDFEKFKEKEISKKEALELFEDNENIFELFKFADSLRKEEVGDIVTYVVNRNINFTNICIGNCKFCAFRANENDKHAYFLDIDEIAKRSVEAKKFGCTEVCIQGGLHPKIDTYYQAEILKAVHEATKPYGDIHIHAFSPMEVYFGAENAGLTIKEALKILKESGLNSMPGTAAEILDDEIREELCPNKIKTREWIYIIKEAHKLGIPTTSTIMYGHIEEYRHIVNHLFIIKEIQEETNGFTEFVPLSFMYKNAPIYREGRARAGATGIEDLKMFAISRIVFRGLIKNIQASWVKLGKKMVQVSLRCGANDVGGTLIEENISRSAGAEHGVYMSVEEIKDMIKRVGLTPKERTTLYKLLE
- the hisI gene encoding phosphoribosyl-AMP cyclohydrolase encodes the protein MENIEKIIKNLNLKFRNIDGEKLIIAITCDENKNVLMTAFMNEEALKETLKTGYMHYYSTSRKKLWKKGEESGNVQKLKEFYRDCDGDALLFIVEQKGVACHEGYYSCFHYKLKDGKLTISEDYYK
- a CDS encoding ATP-binding protein, with translation MKVIGKTSTNYFKFESLENVRLWEYVITKNTDNKEVLGIVKNVTAENGKYICEAKVIGVLSDNKILMNRYPIKPDENVKFCEDTILNNIFYVKNGISIGHLLTRENVRVYLDTNSLVSRHFAILSVTGGGKSNTVSVLCRELGKKNASIIIFDTHGEYTTLYHEDLEGKVKVIVPKMNPSMLSPDELSDLIGIDKNDFEKRIYLEYAYYTIKNDFPNIEGLEFIEKLENLLYEWSKSAEVGWDIKYYNPLMRKYERRKVGEQDFINIISLYNIVGKFMIDFSLYIGDRDIIEEFDIGKINVVNLSGLEIHQMRTIVGYIAKHILSKRTLYLKSLKERNIPNERIRMTALSNLEIIDKHYKIVKKPVLIILEEAHVFIPINEKTESSLWLGKIAKEGRKFGVGLGLISQRPKELDPNILSQTNTKIILRIIEPEDQKYIQRASEELGEDLAKDLASLCIGEALIVGTAINLPSVVKIDKFDGIYGGKDIDIVGEWMNISDEW
- a CDS encoding tetratricopeptide repeat protein; translated protein: MVFKKFLSKLISKDNLDKWILKAEKYLDESNYQKAVECYLKAISENYMRAIDWANLAYAYFNLEEYEKALDAINKAISLSPKNLEFIYLKGMILYKLKDYDGAYKCFIEASRKIKNSDLYELLGELSLKLKKYEDALNYYLKSYKLNEKKIDALYNAGKLYLLFGDIDNAYESFKKILEKEPNHECKRIVKFIDELFEIIDKNIYEDLIKAVNLIEIGNYINALKFLNKIISIDESNDFAYYYKSVISEIFEEYHKALEYIKKSISLFERSIFYAKYGDILNKINSSESVNAYNKSIEIYPNPYAYFGLSIYYYKKGDFEKSAEYFDKLLEITTYDVSGDCDKLILYSLIGKAETSNNLKYYEEALSYLDNLINKNLDDIELWKIRGYIYFKLKNYKIAYDSFMNVLKINPNDIDAIKSIIVVYEKAGKYDEAISMAMKLKKLLDNKEEVDKIIKKLMNKEPTNLDIFSPLLNVPVIYCKIDKVQYHFATLHKYININPILAYIYLFLIENLNIIEEIYDEDKSKSINNLIEYLKEKLPVEMYKYCESPENYKPNDEIINTCKRELAKFGFIF
- a CDS encoding beta-ribofuranosylaminobenzene 5'-phosphate synthase, which codes for MTIQTPSRIHMGLIDLNGSIGRVDGGIGLALEEPNIKIKGKECDEIIIEFDRKLFKKFNCEYIKNIEDRIYNISNKVLKTINEEGIYLKILSLFPSHSGLGSGTQISLAVGKLITEIYGKDLNAYELAKITGRGGTSGIGIGAFEYGGFLIDGGHSFGKGKDKEEFKPSSASKGVKPAPIIFRHDFDWEVVLIIPKGEHIYGKKEVDIFKKYCPVPLNEVEKICHLVLMKMMPAVVEKNLEDFGDVVNKLQYLGFKKIEVNLQSDIVKDLIFELHKEKDNNVYSGLSSFGPTVYTLGDKKLIVEKANEIFDKYGICGDIIITKANNNGYKIQ
- a CDS encoding CBS domain-containing protein; translated protein: MLIKEVMKKPIVVYDDDDLSNVIKLFREKKISGAPVLNKNGELVGIISESDIVKTIVTHNEDLNLILPSPLDLIELPLKTALKIEEFKEDLKKALKTKVKDVMTKNVIVVKPEMTINDAAKLMVEHKIKRLPVVDDEGNLVGIITRGDLIEALI